The following are encoded together in the Methylobacterium radiotolerans JCM 2831 genome:
- a CDS encoding succinate dehydrogenase, cytochrome b556 subunit: MMTAASTAGRTGITRASLRRPGFAAALIHRLSGIALALFLPMHFIALGTALQGADRLERFLGLTHNGFVRTAEWGLVCALAVHMALGLRVLAIEWLRFRERNARVVSGCLATAFAIGLLFLLSGA, from the coding sequence ATGATGACCGCCGCGAGCACGGCCGGGCGGACCGGCATCACCCGCGCGTCCCTGCGCAGGCCCGGCTTCGCCGCCGCGCTGATCCACCGGCTGTCGGGGATCGCCCTGGCGCTGTTCCTGCCGATGCACTTCATCGCGCTCGGCACCGCGCTCCAGGGCGCCGACCGGCTGGAGCGCTTCCTCGGCCTCACCCATAACGGCTTCGTCCGCACGGCCGAATGGGGCCTCGTCTGCGCGCTCGCCGTCCACATGGCGCTGGGACTGCGCGTACTCGCCATCGAGTGGCTGCGCTTCCGCGAGCGCAACGCCCGCGTCGTGTCGGGCTGTCTCGCGACCGCCTTCGCGATCGGCCTCCTGTTCCTCCTCAGCGGGGCCTGA
- a CDS encoding succinate dehydrogenase membrane anchor produces MSPLLYLAQRGTAAILAVTIAVHLGTIVYAVRGGLTAGEILGRTQGNLAFLLFYAVFVLAAAIHAPIGLRSVLREWAGWRGRSLDVAMIALSALLAGLGLRAALAVYVA; encoded by the coding sequence ATGAGTCCGCTCCTGTACCTCGCCCAGCGCGGCACGGCGGCGATCCTCGCGGTCACGATCGCGGTCCATCTCGGCACGATCGTCTACGCGGTGCGCGGCGGGCTCACGGCCGGCGAGATCCTGGGCCGGACTCAGGGCAATCTCGCCTTCCTGCTGTTCTACGCGGTCTTCGTTCTGGCCGCCGCGATCCACGCCCCGATCGGCCTGCGCAGCGTCCTGCGCGAGTGGGCCGGCTGGCGCGGCCGCTCCCTCGACGTCGCCATGATCGCCCTTTCGGCCCTGCTCGCCGGGCTGGGCCTGCGGGCGGCACTCGCGGTGTACGTGGCATGA
- a CDS encoding succinate dehydrogenase/fumarate reductase iron-sulfur subunit, producing the protein MTAAADRAAVTPEASAALQVHIRRGAAVAAFMVPRRANQTVLDVVTEIQRDQDPTLAYRFACRVGMCGSCGMTVNGRPRWTCRTRVAAVAPDGVLTLEPLRNLPVVKDLAVDMEPFFEKWRRAHGYFEPGENPPDDFATVEPESPARQEVDAGIECINCGVCYAACDLVTWNPDYLGPAALNRAWTLVNDVRDRDGAGRLAAVAGDAGCHSCHSHMSCTEHCPKGLSPTFSIAGLKRETGKAALRRFWRRG; encoded by the coding sequence GTGACGGCGGCCGCGGATCGCGCCGCCGTCACGCCGGAGGCGAGCGCGGCGCTGCAGGTCCACATCCGGCGGGGCGCGGCGGTCGCGGCCTTCATGGTGCCGCGCCGGGCCAACCAGACCGTGCTCGACGTCGTCACCGAGATCCAGCGCGACCAGGACCCCACCCTCGCCTACCGGTTCGCCTGCCGGGTCGGCATGTGCGGCTCCTGCGGCATGACGGTGAACGGGCGCCCGCGCTGGACCTGCCGCACCCGGGTCGCCGCCGTGGCGCCGGACGGAGTGCTGACGCTCGAGCCCCTGCGCAACCTGCCGGTGGTGAAGGACCTCGCGGTCGACATGGAGCCCTTCTTCGAGAAGTGGCGCCGCGCCCACGGCTATTTCGAGCCGGGCGAGAACCCGCCCGACGACTTCGCGACGGTCGAGCCCGAGTCGCCCGCGCGCCAGGAGGTCGATGCCGGCATCGAGTGCATCAATTGCGGCGTCTGCTACGCGGCGTGCGACCTCGTCACCTGGAATCCCGACTATCTCGGTCCGGCGGCCCTCAACCGGGCGTGGACGCTGGTCAACGACGTCCGCGACCGGGATGGCGCCGGCCGTCTGGCCGCTGTGGCGGGCGATGCCGGCTGCCATTCCTGCCACAGCCACATGAGCTGCACCGAGCATTGCCCGAAGGGCTTGAGCCCGACCTTCTCGATCGCTGGCCTGAAGCGCGAGACCGGCAAGGCGGCGCTGCGCCGGTTCTGGAGGCGCGGATGA
- a CDS encoding ABC transporter substrate-binding protein — protein MTARSMIRLVGTVAALWGALGAARAEVSTVRLAKQFGISYLPLTVMEEQGLLEKQARARGLDVKAEWLRFTGGSGMNEALLSGNLDLASGGVGPFLTIWGRTLANIKVRGVAALNAMPLWLVTTNPAVKSIADFGPQDKIALPTAKTSIQAITLQMAAEKAFGPGQQGKLDPLTVSMGHPDAQTALMGGRSEITAHFGSPPFQEMELKDPRARKVLDSYDVMGGPHTFNLVWATSRFVTDNPKVTAAFRAALEESLTLIREDPARAAALWIKAEGSKLSQDEAVALIRAPQNAWTTKPQRMLDYLAYMNRAGLVSATAASEDELFFPAPAAGSGAPKEATR, from the coding sequence ATGACGGCACGGAGCATGATCCGGCTCGTCGGGACGGTCGCGGCCCTGTGGGGGGCCCTCGGCGCCGCCCGGGCAGAGGTCTCGACCGTTCGGCTCGCCAAGCAGTTCGGGATCTCCTACCTGCCCCTGACCGTAATGGAGGAGCAGGGCCTGCTCGAGAAGCAGGCCAGGGCGCGCGGCCTCGACGTCAAGGCCGAGTGGCTGCGCTTCACCGGCGGCTCGGGGATGAACGAGGCCCTGCTCTCCGGCAACCTCGACCTCGCCTCCGGCGGCGTCGGCCCGTTCCTGACGATCTGGGGCCGCACGCTCGCCAACATCAAGGTCAGGGGCGTGGCGGCGCTGAACGCGATGCCGCTCTGGCTGGTGACGACCAACCCCGCGGTGAAGTCGATCGCGGATTTCGGGCCGCAGGACAAGATCGCGCTGCCGACCGCCAAGACCTCGATCCAGGCGATCACCCTGCAGATGGCCGCCGAGAAGGCGTTCGGGCCCGGCCAGCAGGGCAAGCTCGACCCGCTCACCGTCTCGATGGGTCACCCGGACGCTCAGACCGCCCTGATGGGCGGCCGCTCCGAGATCACCGCCCATTTCGGCTCGCCGCCGTTCCAGGAGATGGAGCTGAAGGATCCGCGCGCCCGCAAGGTGCTCGACAGCTACGACGTGATGGGCGGCCCCCACACCTTCAACCTCGTCTGGGCCACCAGCCGGTTCGTCACCGACAATCCGAAGGTCACGGCGGCCTTCCGGGCGGCGCTGGAGGAGAGCCTGACGCTGATCCGCGAAGACCCCGCCCGGGCCGCGGCGCTCTGGATCAAGGCGGAGGGGTCGAAGCTCTCGCAGGACGAGGCCGTCGCCCTCATCCGCGCGCCGCAGAACGCCTGGACGACCAAGCCGCAGCGCATGCTCGACTACCTCGCCTACATGAACCGGGCCGGGCTGGTCTCCGCCACCGCGGCCAGCGAGGATGAGCTGTTCTTCCCCGCGCCGGCCGCCGGCAGCGGCGCGCCGAAAGAGGCCACGCGGTGA
- a CDS encoding DUF3862 domain-containing protein translates to MRSALPIALVPALVLILLPTLLPAPAAGAAAPHCRVDHAHYAALGKGMTYRQVRARLGCDGRRVSHLTVGRVRRATYSWPGRGTYGANITLTFRNDRLTDKSQLGLRAP, encoded by the coding sequence ATGCGGTCCGCGCTCCCGATCGCGCTCGTGCCGGCGCTCGTTCTGATACTGCTTCCGACACTGCTCCCGGCGCCGGCCGCCGGGGCCGCGGCGCCGCACTGCCGCGTCGACCATGCGCACTATGCCGCCCTCGGGAAGGGGATGACCTACCGCCAGGTGCGCGCCCGTCTGGGTTGCGACGGCCGCCGCGTCTCGCACCTGACCGTCGGGCGGGTCCGGCGCGCGACCTATTCCTGGCCCGGGCGCGGGACGTACGGCGCCAACATCACGCTCACGTTCCGCAACGACCGCCTCACCGACAAGTCGCAACTCGGCCTGCGGGCGCCCTGA
- a CDS encoding efflux RND transporter periplasmic adaptor subunit, producing the protein MRAGLRTGLLGCGAALVLAAGGWFAMGRPEPAALMSALPWSDRPAETAETEPPIAVTVTAARTRTVPISFTYTGTIIAQQDAALQARVTGDVTERPFEPGSHVKKGQVLFRIDPRPFQVALAQAQAQEAQAKAQLQFAQAEVSRTDTLADKGYASEQRLQQLQSNAAAAAAQVQGAEAAIARQNLNLDYAVVSAPFDGRASLSIVNPGDLVIENQTELVTVVQLDPIDVQMALSSEDSEALREAMQTGPVTVEVLDEAGKPVRDARVYQLDNRFDPRTARRLVRALLPNTDERFLPGQFVRARVKTGTEEKLLVPTVALSARLAQRIVYVVDDQGVVRQQPVTTGDSFGEDTAILAGLKAGERVVTDHLQDMRQDLKVEIRSADAGAAAEPRAPEADGPAPGAPG; encoded by the coding sequence GTGCGGGCGGGGCTTCGGACCGGACTACTCGGATGTGGCGCCGCGCTGGTCCTGGCGGCGGGCGGCTGGTTCGCGATGGGCCGGCCGGAGCCCGCGGCCCTGATGAGCGCGCTGCCTTGGTCGGACCGGCCGGCCGAGACCGCCGAGACCGAGCCGCCGATCGCCGTCACGGTGACGGCGGCGCGGACCCGGACGGTGCCGATCAGCTTCACCTACACGGGCACCATCATCGCGCAGCAGGACGCGGCCCTGCAGGCCCGGGTGACCGGCGACGTCACCGAGCGCCCCTTCGAGCCCGGGAGCCACGTGAAGAAGGGGCAGGTTCTGTTCCGGATCGATCCGCGCCCGTTCCAGGTGGCGCTCGCCCAGGCCCAGGCCCAGGAGGCGCAGGCCAAGGCGCAGCTCCAGTTCGCGCAGGCCGAGGTGAGCCGGACCGACACGCTGGCCGACAAGGGCTACGCGTCGGAGCAGCGGCTCCAGCAGCTCCAGTCGAACGCCGCCGCGGCCGCCGCCCAGGTCCAGGGGGCCGAGGCCGCGATCGCGCGGCAGAACCTCAACCTCGACTACGCGGTGGTCAGCGCGCCCTTCGACGGGCGGGCGAGCCTGTCGATCGTGAACCCCGGCGACCTCGTCATCGAGAACCAGACGGAGCTGGTCACGGTGGTGCAGCTCGACCCGATCGACGTGCAGATGGCGCTCTCTTCCGAGGATTCCGAGGCCTTGCGCGAGGCGATGCAGACCGGCCCGGTGACCGTGGAGGTGCTGGACGAGGCCGGCAAGCCCGTGCGCGACGCCAGGGTCTACCAGCTCGACAACCGGTTCGACCCCCGCACCGCCCGGCGCCTCGTGCGCGCGCTGCTGCCGAACACCGACGAGCGCTTCCTGCCCGGTCAGTTCGTCCGCGCGCGGGTCAAGACCGGCACCGAGGAGAAGCTCCTCGTCCCCACGGTCGCGCTGTCGGCCCGGCTCGCCCAGCGGATCGTCTACGTGGTGGACGATCAGGGCGTGGTCCGCCAGCAGCCCGTGACCACGGGCGACAGCTTCGGCGAGGACACCGCGATCCTGGCCGGGCTCAAGGCCGGCGAGCGGGTGGTGACCGACCATCTCCAGGACATGCGGCAGGACCTCAAGGTCGAGATCCGGTCGGCGGACGCGGGTGCCGCGGCCGAACCGCGGGCGCCGGAGGCCGACGGGCCCGCCCCGGGCGCGCCGGGCTGA